The window CAATACTTGTCTAATCTCTGGGAAGGAATATTTAGATATagacatgtatatatgtgtaccTCTTTTAGGTTCTATAAGCTTTAAGATTGTAATGTGAGGCCTGAAACGTGATGCCACAAAACCATGAGTCGGCTTTCAGGCTTTCTCGTGTGTGGCCTTGCTTAGTAAACCTCACATTACAATCTCGGAGTCGGGACATTGGTTTGGCTTGCCAAATCGTACAACGTTATAACATTGTTTCTCCAATTTGTGGCATTGTCTCGTATCAAGTAAAGGAACCCTGTAGTCACGTCATTTCTCTTCTTACACATATAAACGGGATTCGCATAATGAAATAGAATAAGGAGGACAATGGGACCTGCTGTATGTAATCCCCATAAGTCTTTTTGGTGACTTTGAAGTCAGAATTTGGAAACATATCTGACCATGAACAAAGAAAGGCATGAGATAAGGTAGTGAAAAAAGGGAGGCACATACTGTTGATATACTAGGCTAAGACCTTTCCCTAAAGAGTCTTTTGTATGTATAACCTTTTTTTCCCGATAAACTTTCTCTCATTATTTTGTTGAGCTATATGCTTATTGCTCTGTCACATGTTTAGTTCGATGCGTTGGTAGCTGCCCTTCCCTTGTCAGAAGGAGGCGAGGAAGCTCAGCTGAAAAAAATTGCAGAACTTCAGGTATAACCCCAGACCATTCTAACTCACACGCGCTTACTCACCAACACCCTCAACAAACACAAACAAGACAGACCCTGGGGCCCGGGCACAAAAGTTGTGGATgaaataaaagtcaaaaactGTTTTTGGAGCGCGTCTCCTAGAAACTTGTTATGGTAGTGCATAGTGTAGTTGAAACTCTTCTTCTGCCGCCCAAAAAGTAGTATAATAAtccaaaatcaattaaaaagaaTCTGTATCGATTATCATCTAACCTATACTGGACTTCATGTGTAGGCTGAAAACGATCTTGTTGGTCAAGAACTTCAAAAGCAACTTGATGCTGCAGGTAATTCTTTGTATTTTATTATGTGTATGGTTTACTCTGATTCTGTCTATATTTCTTTCTTTGCTCATATGTCCCATGTCAACTCCAACAATTTAGGGTAATTCTTTAGTACAAAATAAGGTTACACTTTGCTTTATAGACCAGTTGGCTTATCATTGAGCAAATTGTAGTAAATTCTGAGAAATTTGCCAAATACATTAAATCTTTGGTCACCATGATTAGGTTTTATGTTGGCATCTGTAAGCAAAATCAATTCACAGGGACTTATCTTATATCTCTCTTCTATCTAACAcatttaacaaaagacaaactTAGGTAAAGTAATTGGTATCCTTCTTACCATGAACTTGGTTATGCAACAATCCTGTTTGTTAAATTAATCTCATTCGACATAAAGAAAGTCACCAACAAAAATTTCAATAATGTTGGGCTGTTGGTATGgttttaaaagatgaaaactacaaaaaggggtaTAGTGGAGCCAGTATAACACTTGGAAAAGCTCAATGGCTAAGTATCATCTGTTAgtttcttttgatattttttctaCTTGTTCTCAAAGCTTATGGAAATTTCAgcttttttttaagttaaattaaaatagttGTCATTGCTACAAATATGCTCAACAAGATTTCTGTTATAAAAATCAGAAAGTGATCTAGTGATGATGCCCCACCTAATTTCTGTAATTAGTTTCTCGTAGGCGTCAGTgttttacaaacaaaaaaaagctGTCAAAATGTAACTTCTATGTAAAACAGGGAGTATTGGACTTACATAAGAGTTGATAAAGAATGTTGATTACCTGCTGGTTTTACGGTCTAATGGGTGAACATATTATTATTGATATCAGAGAAGGAATTGAAACAAGTGCAGGAATTGTTCAATGAAGCTGCAGATAACTGTCTCAACTTGAAGAAACCAGACTAAAGATGCGAGAAATCTTTAGTTCTTAGGTGAAGAGTTGTATTTGTTTGTAATGTCTGTAGTTATATCCACAAATCAAGTTACAGTTAATTAACCATGAAATTGGTGGGAATCCAGCCTTTTGACCCTTTTTTTATGTGTTCAGTTTGTTAGGCGTTCAAGATTTGGTCTTTCCATTATAGCACAGTGTGGAGTGTGGACTTCCCAATTTGTTGGGCCTGTATGAAGCTTTCAATTAATACCTATATCATTGCCTacgtttgttttcatttattattggCTGAAATAACAAATCAGTAAGATCAACGGTAATATTTGTATTCCATAGATTTACATTCTATACTAGTGTATGGATCAGCAGCTCCCATAACAGATGGGTCACTCAGCAGCAGCATAAGCTCAAAGAGCTGCAGTGAAGGAGAGGTTGCATACTCGTGACAGGATAACGCTTTGGCTTACCACCATTGTAATCAACCGAAGACGACATTCTACTTCTCACAGCCTATCAAAGTATTATGGTTATTATTGGCAAAAATTGTAGTTAAATCAATTGTACTTGTGAGATCTAAAGTGACAATCTTTGAGGTAAAACTTAAAAGACATGAAAAACGTGACTGTGGCTATTAGAATCCAAAGTAAAACTGTCGATTTTTAGTGAACTGATAAACTAGAGCTTTGATGCGAATCTTGAAAGATAGCTTCAACTTCAAGTACCATATCTATTACACTGAGCGATGGTCCGTGGGAGGATGATGTCAGAAAACTTTGACTGTAGATTTTGAGATTGACTTTTAAGTCTTCACAGccacaaaaatcaaaaaacaaaaaaacacgaAACTCAAACTCAGCCACAAAAACAAAAGCCACTAAAACCAAACCACAAACACATATTTACAAACTTGTTCTGAATAACAGATAAAAAACCCATAACTGAAATCTTGagttaataataattgtattgtaatacatcaataaaagaagaaatgggttcatcatcagcagcattGTCAGCAAGCAGCAGCTGTAGCACAAACATGAGAACACATTTCTTATTTGACAAAAACAAGAATTTTGTTTGCAAGAAGAGACAAAATCATCTTAAAATAATAAGAGCTTCTGATGATTCACAGGAGGATTGCAACGTTGAAGAATGTGCCCCTGATAAAGAGGTAGCTTACTTTAatcagtaataataataatgggttGTTTTGTCTTCAGCCCTTGAATCTTTTTTATGTATCCAACTCCCTTAATAAATTACATATGAACCAACCGAAAGTGGTTCAAgtccttgcctctggagacagagttCAGAGGTCGTTTTCCAAACATCTCATCCTCCTCATATACTGTTTGTAGACGGTAATGGGAGTACCTTAGTTGCTAACTTAGAATGCAGATATCTCTGCATTTATGTATCTAACTTCCAAACATTGCTTTTGTATCCGGTGATACTTTTGCTTATGTGTCAACTCATATGGATAAATGTGGCAACTTTTCTGGGTGACATGTTATACAGTAgcaatatttgaatattaaacaCATACGTTTCTGGATAAATACTAGCAAGTTTGaatattaaacacataaatGTGGCAACTTTGCTTATGTGGCAACTCATATGGATAAATACTAGCAAGTTTCTGGATTTTAAGTTGAGCGATTTTAATCCGTTCTGATGTCAAATGTGAGCATGTATGTTTGCTTGGATGAGTAATGGACTAATGGGTGAAAGGGCTCCGATTGGggtttgtaatttttaaaatggGTCGGGAGTCtgaaaaataactattataGTTATCAATGTTAAGTTTTAATCCACTTTAGTATCTTAATCTGTCATTATACTTAGAGTGACTTGCTATTTCAAACATCTGCCCCCGCTgtagtaaaaaaattatttttaatttaggtAGCCGGACCACTGAATCCATGGGCATGCAAGAGACGACCTGACTAATTGAAACATCTTAGTAGTCATAGCCTCATAggaaaaaaagttgttaaagtGACATGCCATTTGGGGCCAAATGTGCATCCATGCTAAGATTGTTATTTCTTTAAATACATCAGTTttataatattcaaatataatatCCATAGATTAGTTAATACTTCTATTGGAGCCCCTTAAGGGGAAGGAggttaaatgttttataagcaTTACTCTCCCTTCCCCTCTCTTAAACCGCCATCACCAAAGAGGCCTTCTTATGAATGAaaattgtgttcttgagtttgcTGCACATTTGTTGGGAACTAAATTTTCCCTTGTTAGTTTGCATTGGGTAGGAGTTTCACATTTACCTTCCTTAACCTGTAAATATCTCTAGCGGAATCAACGGTGTCATGTTATTGCCCAATAACCTGCAGTATAGGAAagcaaaatttcaaaaaataggATACAGATTATGTTCCTATGaagttgttttatttgtttagttatttttgattttatcatgGTAATATATGCTAAAGAAAGGAACATTTGAAGTGATTAGTTGTTGACCCGTGTTTTATAGTAGGTTGAGTTTTTCTCCAAACAATTGTAAAACTATGCTTTGCATTCCTTTTATTTTGAATGGCATCTGCTTTGTATTCTGTACACCTAATCAAAGttcttatattaaatatatcaaaactcTCAGTATGCAGTTTCACATTATTGAGTTGCACTGTGTATGCCCATAAATGTTTTTTCAGTTATCTATTGTGTCTACAACTCTGCATCATGTTCCAATGAAATAGTcaacaagtattttttttacttgGCTTTTGAATGGTTCTATGACCTGAATCATCATGGACCATGTTATTCGTAGGTTCTTATAGTCTTTCTGGTCTTCAAGGATGCAATTATAACATCACAAACATAAAGTCACATGTCATTACGTTTTCTAAAAGAAAATCACCTGTGAAAATATTTTGGTTCATAGTGCTTTTCCACGTTGGTTCTTTTTCCCAGTTGCAATTTTTTTCTTTGGGTCGAGTGTCGATAACCTTTAGTATCCTTGATATAAAGGCCATTTATGAGATGTGTTTATTGTCTGATCACTAAGAAACTGTACCAGGTTATTAGTTGAGTTTATATATAAGCGAGCCAGTTCCACATGTCTGACATATACACTTAAAGTTAACTTATTGGTGAATCATCTACAATTGTCTATTACTTACTATTTAAGGTTCATTGGCTTCTATTGTACTCTGTTTATTCTTGCTTCCGTGAAGGATACTCCTACACTTGCTAAAAAGTAAGAACCATGTTGATTCGTATTATAACGAAAACTAAGGCTTCAATTTATCTGTTAGTGTCGCTTGGGTGACACATTTTTTCTTAATGAGGATATACTTAAATGAACTTTGTTTAAGCCGATTAATTGTGGACTTTGTGGTCAATGAGCaggatgaagatggtcatgacAGTAAAATCTGATGAATACTTGCTGTGATAAAAAAACAGGTAGGGAAAGTAAGCATGGAATGGCTAGCCGGGGAGAAAACCAAAGTTGCGGGAACATTCCCACCTCGTAGGCGTGATTGGAGCGGCTATGTGGAAAAGGACACAGCTGGGCAGACAAATATATATTCCGTTGAGGTTAGTGGTTCCAATACTTTTCATCTGAAAGTGTTTACGACTTTACATAATACATTTTTGTAAGACGAAATTATAAAATGCATTGTGGATGCACTTTTGCTAAGACCTACCCAACTAGTCCACAACATTGGTGCAAAGTACCCGTTATATAAACCTGGCATATTTTAGCCTTACTGGATCATGGCTAGAGGCTGAGAATTCCACATACTCATAAATTGGTTTTTTCGGGTAatgatatatgacttaaatATCTAACACGTCAAACATGTGAAGTTACATTAAAATGGACAGAAAAGAAATGGGTTGAATAGGTATAAAGCCACGAAGCTCGTCACAAGAATACATGAAAAAAGGAAATGGGTCGAACGGGTAGAAAGTGACTAAGAAAAGTACTCATTCCGACCCTTTACCCAACCAATCCATTTTGCAACCTCTAGAGACTAGACGTGACCTATAAAGGAACTGGCAACACCTAGTAGGAATCTAACTTGTAActttcaatataaataaaatacaagaatCTTATTGACAAGGAGTAATAATCAACAGTTTGTATTAGCAGCACAAAGCATGCAGTTCTAGGTTGAATTATTGCATAAACACAAACCATTGCACTTTACAATTTTAAGTTGATACAATGGGATAATTGTAAGTAACTTCGATCCCTTGATGGCTAAGCCCTTTGATCTGGGTAATAATTTACCTGTAGCAGACTAGCAGGACAAGTGGGTAAATTCTGATTGATTCAAATGGGTCAAGAGCCACACACGatgtaataaaaatttaaaatgcaTAATGCGTCTGTTTTATTTCAAAACACAGATATCATTGTGATGATGTAGTTTtgtaataatatttgaaaatttCATCATTTGTAAAATGCGAGTAAGGAGATGACAAAAAGTGTTTTAGTTATCCATTCTAGAATAGTACCCCATTTGACCAAAATTTATTTTGACCCATTAGGGTGGAGGGAGTACTACCCAAATACCTAATCCTACTCAATTTATCCTCCAATCAAAACATTCTAACTCACAACTACCTAATTTTTACCCAATCCTAcccaatttcttttcttttttttccattttttattacatataattaagctatataaatataaatactaaaacatttaataaataaaacataaccatAAAAAGAAGAATACATAATacttgaaatttaaaaataaaaaaaaaaagtagactATAGcttctaaaatatatatgaaactctaaggtttaaaatgaaaattaagaataatatttaatactgtattatatattaataataatatacatatgtTGTCTTCTCCCCCGGATCATCGATGGATAAAAGCAAAGAAAACAGAACCAGGTCgccggaaaaaaaaataaaaacaaaaaaacaaaacagaaacAGCTTACCGTCGTTGGGGGACCACTTGCAACAGCTCTATGCATCTACCCAACAATCGGTTTCCAAGCCCAATTCACTACCCGATTTTCGCTACCCGACTTAAACCCGATCGGCGGGGGTGGTGTGCCCGATCGTGGTCGGGATACCCGAGCGCTTACACGATGGGTACTCCCTCCAGCCTTACCCAACCCATCGACTTTACGACTTGTGGAAGGTATTAGATAAAATGAAAAGAGGTTGAATGGTCGCATGGGTCAAATAAGTCTCAATTCACAAAACGTCTTAAATCAATTTATAGCAGAAATAGAGTATCCTTGGAAAACAATAGTTTATATAAAGCATCAACTATTTGTGATGTTCATGTAATGATGTAAAGGAGATAGTGTTTACATGCCAGTGCAACTATAATCATAGTATAATGTTGATAAACTCTTGCAGCCTGCAGTATATGTGGCAGAGAGTGCAATTAGCTCAGGGACTTCAGGTATGTCTGCTGATGGATCAGAGAATACAGCAGCATTAGTTGGTTTTGGCGGCCTTCTTGCCGTTGCTGCTGCATCAGTAGTCCTCCTTCAAGTAGGGAAGAACCCGCCCCCGATACAAACATTAGATTACTCAGGCCCATCCCTTAGTTACTACATTACCAAATTCAAACCTTCGGAAATTGTTCAAGTTTCAGTGCCAACAGAACCTGAGCCAACTGCACAGCCAGAGAGTTCTACCCCACAAGTAGTAGATTCAGAATCTTCAGAAACCGAGACAGCTTTAGCTGAACAGCCAGAGGGTGTTACACAACAAGAGCCAGAGGTTGAGGTTGGATCTGGCTAAGCTATAATGTTGCTACTAAATGTCACTTTATG is drawn from Erigeron canadensis isolate Cc75 chromosome 9, C_canadensis_v1, whole genome shotgun sequence and contains these coding sequences:
- the LOC122581024 gene encoding protein MAINTENANCE OF PSII UNDER HIGH LIGHT 1 is translated as MGSSSAALSASSSCSTNMRTHFLFDKNKNFVCKKRQNHLKIIRASDDSQEDCNVEECAPDKEVGKVSMEWLAGEKTKVAGTFPPRRRDWSGYVEKDTAGQTNIYSVEPAVYVAESAISSGTSGMSADGSENTAALVGFGGLLAVAAASVVLLQVGKNPPPIQTLDYSGPSLSYYITKFKPSEIVQVSVPTEPEPTAQPESSTPQVVDSESSETETALAEQPEGVTQQEPEVEVGSG